In Hevea brasiliensis isolate MT/VB/25A 57/8 chromosome 13, ASM3005281v1, whole genome shotgun sequence, a single genomic region encodes these proteins:
- the LOC110647478 gene encoding cysteine--tRNA ligase 2, cytoplasmic isoform X2 — MAKELDFKIFNTMTKTMEVFKPLVPGKVRMYVCGVTSYDLSHIGHARAAVIFDVLFRYLQHLGYEVTYVRNFTDIDDKIIRRANELGEDPLSLSSRFCEEYLVDMDSLQCLLPTHQPRVTNHMEQIKDMITQIINNGFAYVVEGDVFFAVDKFPNYGQLSGQKLENTRAGERVAVDTRKRNPADFALWKAAKPGEPSWESPWGPGRPGWHIECSAMSAHYLTVKFDIHGGGSDLAFPHHENEITQSVAACQESRVSYWMHNGHVTNNNEKMSKSLGNFFTIRQVTERYHPLALRHFLMSAHYRSPLNYTVLQLESSSDAIFYIYQTLQDCEDALSLFQDGSMKEGVGLNVKKVGISADAQKCINKLREEFETKMSDDLSTSHILIGAFQEALKFINSSLSMLKKQQKQQLSLIQSLTEIEKEAKLVLKILGLLPPCTYSEVLQQLKEKALKRAELTEQDVLGLIEERAMARKNKDFSRSDQIRADLTAKGIALMDVGKETVWRPCVPVEPEQDAPSVVVEQNPPPSVSS, encoded by the exons ATGGCAAAAGAGTTAGATTTTAAAATATTCAACACAATGACTAagacaatggaggttttcaagccCTTAGTCCCTGGTAAAGTACGCATGTATGTGTGTGGCGTTACCTCTTATGATTTAAGCCACATCGGTCATGCTCGTGCTGCAGTCATCTTTGACGTCCTTTTCAG atatCTACAACACTTAGGTTACGAAGTTACTTATGTGAGAAATTTTACAGATATTGATGACAAG ATAATTCGTAGAGCAAAtgagcttggtgaggatccattATCTTTAAGCAGCAGATTTTGTGAGGAATATCTCGTTGACATGGACAGTCTGCAGTGCCTCCTTCCTACGCATCAGCCCCGTGTGACTAACCACATGGAACAGATCAAGGACATGATCACACAG ATCATCAACAATGGCTTTGCATATGTTGTTGAAGGAGATGTGTTCTTTGCTGTTGATAAATtcccaaattatggtcaattgTCTGGGCAGAAACTTGAAAATACTAGAGCTGGTGAACGTGTTGCTGTTGACACAAGAAAACGTAATCCTGCTGATTTTGCATTATGGAAG GCTGCAAAACCCGGTGAGCCAAGTTGGGAGAGCCCATGGGGTCCTGGAAGACCAGGATGGCACATAGAGTGCAGTGCAATGAGTGCTCACTATCTAACCGTCAAGTTTGACATCCATGGTGGTGGAAGTGATTTGGCTTTTCCTCATCATGAAAATGAGATTACACAGAGTGTTGCTGCATGCCAGGAAAGCCGTGTGAGTTATTGGATGCATAATGGGCACGTTACTAATAACAATGAGAAAATGTCCAAGTCCTTGGGAAACTTTTTCACAATCCGTCAG GTTACTGAACGGTACCATCCACTGGCCTTGAGACACTTTTTGATGAGTGCACACTACCGCTCTCCCCTCAATTACACAGTTTTGCAATTGGAAAGTTCATCAGATGCCATATTTTACATTTATCAG ACATTGCAAGATTGTGAGGATGCCTTGTCATTGTTTCAAGATGGAAGCATGAAGGAGGGTGTGGGACTGAATGTCAAGAAGGTTGGAATTTCTGCTGATGCCCAAAAATGCATCAATAAACTACGTGAAGAGTTTGAGACTAAAATGTCAGATGATTTAAGCACCTCGCATATCTTGATTGGTGCTTTCCAAGAAGCCTTGAAGTTCATAAACAGTTCTTTAAGCATGCTCAAG AAACAACAAAAGCAACAACTATCATTGATTCAATCCCTTACTGAAATAGAGAAAGAAGCCAAGTTAGTTCTGAAAATCTTGGGGCTACTTCCCCCTTGCACTTATTCTGAG GTTTTGCAGCAGCTAAAAGAGAAGGCGTTGAAGAGGGCTGAACTAACAGAGCAGGATGTGCTGGGGCTTATTGAGGAAAGAGCAATGGCAAGGAAAAACAAGGATTTTTCAAGAAGTGATCAGATCAGGGCTGATTTGACTGCAAAAGGCATTGCACTTATGGATGTTGGGAAGGAAACAGTTTGGAGACCATGTGTCCCTGTTGAACCAGAACAAGATGCACCATCTGTTGTAGTAGAACAAAACCCACCACCATCTGTATCAAGTTGA
- the LOC110647478 gene encoding cysteine--tRNA ligase 2, cytoplasmic isoform X1, which yields MAKELDFKIFNTMTKTMEVFKPLVPGKVRMYVCGVTSYDLSHIGHARAAVIFDVLFRYLQHLGYEVTYVRNFTDIDDKIIRRANELGEDPLSLSSRFCEEYLVDMDSLQCLLPTHQPRVTNHMEQIKDMITQIINNGFAYVVEGDVFFAVDKFPNYGQLSGQKLENTRAGERVAVDTRKRNPADFALWKAAKPGEPSWESPWGPGRPGWHIECSAMSAHYLTVKFDIHGGGSDLAFPHHENEITQSVAACQESRVSYWMHNGHVTNNNEKMSKSLGNFFTIRQVTERYHPLALRHFLMSAHYRSPLNYTVLQLESSSDAIFYIYQTLQDCEDALSLFQDGSMKEGVGLNVKKVGISADAQKCINKLREEFETKMSDDLSTSHILIGAFQEALKFINSSLSMLKKKQQKQQLSLIQSLTEIEKEAKLVLKILGLLPPCTYSEVLQQLKEKALKRAELTEQDVLGLIEERAMARKNKDFSRSDQIRADLTAKGIALMDVGKETVWRPCVPVEPEQDAPSVVVEQNPPPSVSS from the exons ATGGCAAAAGAGTTAGATTTTAAAATATTCAACACAATGACTAagacaatggaggttttcaagccCTTAGTCCCTGGTAAAGTACGCATGTATGTGTGTGGCGTTACCTCTTATGATTTAAGCCACATCGGTCATGCTCGTGCTGCAGTCATCTTTGACGTCCTTTTCAG atatCTACAACACTTAGGTTACGAAGTTACTTATGTGAGAAATTTTACAGATATTGATGACAAG ATAATTCGTAGAGCAAAtgagcttggtgaggatccattATCTTTAAGCAGCAGATTTTGTGAGGAATATCTCGTTGACATGGACAGTCTGCAGTGCCTCCTTCCTACGCATCAGCCCCGTGTGACTAACCACATGGAACAGATCAAGGACATGATCACACAG ATCATCAACAATGGCTTTGCATATGTTGTTGAAGGAGATGTGTTCTTTGCTGTTGATAAATtcccaaattatggtcaattgTCTGGGCAGAAACTTGAAAATACTAGAGCTGGTGAACGTGTTGCTGTTGACACAAGAAAACGTAATCCTGCTGATTTTGCATTATGGAAG GCTGCAAAACCCGGTGAGCCAAGTTGGGAGAGCCCATGGGGTCCTGGAAGACCAGGATGGCACATAGAGTGCAGTGCAATGAGTGCTCACTATCTAACCGTCAAGTTTGACATCCATGGTGGTGGAAGTGATTTGGCTTTTCCTCATCATGAAAATGAGATTACACAGAGTGTTGCTGCATGCCAGGAAAGCCGTGTGAGTTATTGGATGCATAATGGGCACGTTACTAATAACAATGAGAAAATGTCCAAGTCCTTGGGAAACTTTTTCACAATCCGTCAG GTTACTGAACGGTACCATCCACTGGCCTTGAGACACTTTTTGATGAGTGCACACTACCGCTCTCCCCTCAATTACACAGTTTTGCAATTGGAAAGTTCATCAGATGCCATATTTTACATTTATCAG ACATTGCAAGATTGTGAGGATGCCTTGTCATTGTTTCAAGATGGAAGCATGAAGGAGGGTGTGGGACTGAATGTCAAGAAGGTTGGAATTTCTGCTGATGCCCAAAAATGCATCAATAAACTACGTGAAGAGTTTGAGACTAAAATGTCAGATGATTTAAGCACCTCGCATATCTTGATTGGTGCTTTCCAAGAAGCCTTGAAGTTCATAAACAGTTCTTTAAGCATGCTCAAG AAGAAACAACAAAAGCAACAACTATCATTGATTCAATCCCTTACTGAAATAGAGAAAGAAGCCAAGTTAGTTCTGAAAATCTTGGGGCTACTTCCCCCTTGCACTTATTCTGAG GTTTTGCAGCAGCTAAAAGAGAAGGCGTTGAAGAGGGCTGAACTAACAGAGCAGGATGTGCTGGGGCTTATTGAGGAAAGAGCAATGGCAAGGAAAAACAAGGATTTTTCAAGAAGTGATCAGATCAGGGCTGATTTGACTGCAAAAGGCATTGCACTTATGGATGTTGGGAAGGAAACAGTTTGGAGACCATGTGTCCCTGTTGAACCAGAACAAGATGCACCATCTGTTGTAGTAGAACAAAACCCACCACCATCTGTATCAAGTTGA
- the LOC110647478 gene encoding cysteine--tRNA ligase 2, cytoplasmic isoform X3, with protein sequence MDSLQCLLPTHQPRVTNHMEQIKDMITQIINNGFAYVVEGDVFFAVDKFPNYGQLSGQKLENTRAGERVAVDTRKRNPADFALWKAAKPGEPSWESPWGPGRPGWHIECSAMSAHYLTVKFDIHGGGSDLAFPHHENEITQSVAACQESRVSYWMHNGHVTNNNEKMSKSLGNFFTIRQVTERYHPLALRHFLMSAHYRSPLNYTVLQLESSSDAIFYIYQTLQDCEDALSLFQDGSMKEGVGLNVKKVGISADAQKCINKLREEFETKMSDDLSTSHILIGAFQEALKFINSSLSMLKKKQQKQQLSLIQSLTEIEKEAKLVLKILGLLPPCTYSEVLQQLKEKALKRAELTEQDVLGLIEERAMARKNKDFSRSDQIRADLTAKGIALMDVGKETVWRPCVPVEPEQDAPSVVVEQNPPPSVSS encoded by the exons ATGGACAGTCTGCAGTGCCTCCTTCCTACGCATCAGCCCCGTGTGACTAACCACATGGAACAGATCAAGGACATGATCACACAG ATCATCAACAATGGCTTTGCATATGTTGTTGAAGGAGATGTGTTCTTTGCTGTTGATAAATtcccaaattatggtcaattgTCTGGGCAGAAACTTGAAAATACTAGAGCTGGTGAACGTGTTGCTGTTGACACAAGAAAACGTAATCCTGCTGATTTTGCATTATGGAAG GCTGCAAAACCCGGTGAGCCAAGTTGGGAGAGCCCATGGGGTCCTGGAAGACCAGGATGGCACATAGAGTGCAGTGCAATGAGTGCTCACTATCTAACCGTCAAGTTTGACATCCATGGTGGTGGAAGTGATTTGGCTTTTCCTCATCATGAAAATGAGATTACACAGAGTGTTGCTGCATGCCAGGAAAGCCGTGTGAGTTATTGGATGCATAATGGGCACGTTACTAATAACAATGAGAAAATGTCCAAGTCCTTGGGAAACTTTTTCACAATCCGTCAG GTTACTGAACGGTACCATCCACTGGCCTTGAGACACTTTTTGATGAGTGCACACTACCGCTCTCCCCTCAATTACACAGTTTTGCAATTGGAAAGTTCATCAGATGCCATATTTTACATTTATCAG ACATTGCAAGATTGTGAGGATGCCTTGTCATTGTTTCAAGATGGAAGCATGAAGGAGGGTGTGGGACTGAATGTCAAGAAGGTTGGAATTTCTGCTGATGCCCAAAAATGCATCAATAAACTACGTGAAGAGTTTGAGACTAAAATGTCAGATGATTTAAGCACCTCGCATATCTTGATTGGTGCTTTCCAAGAAGCCTTGAAGTTCATAAACAGTTCTTTAAGCATGCTCAAG AAGAAACAACAAAAGCAACAACTATCATTGATTCAATCCCTTACTGAAATAGAGAAAGAAGCCAAGTTAGTTCTGAAAATCTTGGGGCTACTTCCCCCTTGCACTTATTCTGAG GTTTTGCAGCAGCTAAAAGAGAAGGCGTTGAAGAGGGCTGAACTAACAGAGCAGGATGTGCTGGGGCTTATTGAGGAAAGAGCAATGGCAAGGAAAAACAAGGATTTTTCAAGAAGTGATCAGATCAGGGCTGATTTGACTGCAAAAGGCATTGCACTTATGGATGTTGGGAAGGAAACAGTTTGGAGACCATGTGTCCCTGTTGAACCAGAACAAGATGCACCATCTGTTGTAGTAGAACAAAACCCACCACCATCTGTATCAAGTTGA